AGCTTCCCAAATTTAAATAGTGTGAAATCACTAATCAGCTTATCATCAGGTTTTCCcctcaaaaaattacaaggtATGATAGGAATCATTACCCATtctccactttatttttcatttagcatTTATCACTACTTAACATACAGTAGTATGCATCTGACTTATTGTCTCTTCTCCAGAGTATAAGCAACATAAAGGCACAGtagtttcttttctctgctttacCTCCAGGTTCTacaatagtgcctggcatatattaggtactcaataaacatcTGTTGAAGAAACAAATGAACTACCTACAAAGTCAGTAAGTGCCCCACAGGTAGAGTTTCCccaatttaaattctatttgtaTTATCCAATAAATGACTAAGCATCACTATAAGAAGCCAGATCACCTCACACCTCAATTGCACTACTATACTCCCCCATACCTCTTCCTTAAATTACAGCAATAACCCCTATCCAATCAActcatgtctctctctgtctctgtctaattCACCTTCCATACTGATGCCAAAATGTTCTCAGAGAAACTTTATCTCATTCTCCTACGTATGTTTCCCTTGGCTCCATAGGATAAAAAGTCTAAGCTCCTTAAGGAATAAAAGTCTATGAAGTAAGCTGTCTCTTCTGTCCTCCATCCCACCACTCTCCCTGTTCTCCAGCCCTTATTAAAGAACTTCAGTTCATAGTTGCCCATTTCCAAACTCCAACTGGGTACTCGGTCTGGAATGACCTCCCCTGCTTTGTCTACTGTACCctctgtttatcttttaaaattccaTTCAAATCATCCCCAGAAAGCCTTCCTTGACTTCCCCAAGATTCACTCACCCCATGCTCTGACTTCACTTTGTACCTGCCTGTACTAGAACATTTCTCACTCTGTATTGAAACTGTGTCCAGTTCCCTCACTAGATTATGAGGTCCCTGAGGGAGGGCGGTGTCTTACTTACTCTGTATCACTAGTGCCTAGCTTATCTCATAGGAAATGCCATTTCCTGATCAAGAGGGAATTAACCCAAGATTGATTACAAGGGATCAGATTTCTGGAAGACAAGAGCCCATCACCTGCAGTGGGCCCCCAGATGACTGGATCTTGTGTTCAGGCAtttcagagacaggaacatagaaaTCTGACACGGCCGCAGCCAGGTAAAACATCGCAGAAGGGCCTGCAAAAAGAAGCACAGGGTGTAATAAATCGGAGAAGTGTTTGGGATCAGCTCCTTTTCAACTCAGGTTCCCCTAACGTGAAACCCCTGGGTAATAAGGGTGTAAAGAGGTAAGTGTCTGGGGAGAAATGCGCTGCCTCTCGGCAGCCGACGGACTCCTAAAGCACGCACCTAGCGGGTTGAGCGCCTGGGCCGCAGCCTGCAGCAAATGCAAATAATCCGCCAAAGTGGTGAACTCGACCGCCAGGAAGGTGCCGGCAGCCGCAGCCTCCTGGTAGCTCCGCAGAGCCGCAGCGAAGCCCGGCAGTGCGTTCTCCTCGACCTCTAGGCTCAGTAAACCCGaaggggctgggctgcagggccGCAGAGCCGACAACCAGGTCTGGGGAGGGAAGCGGTGGGCAAAGGGGAAGGCAGAGCGAGCCCGGTACAGGAACAGGACCCCGTAGCCCGCAGCCAGGAAGGCCTCGGCCGAGGTTGCACCGCGCCGCCCGCTACTGAAGTTGTCCAGGAAGCGCACTGGCCGAGCTTCCAGCGGGACCTTGGTGCCGCCTGACGTCACTAAGACCACCCGTCTTCCCTGCGCGCCCAAGCCGGCGGCGAACCGAGCCATAACCTCTGCCCAGCGGGCAGCACCGGAGGGCTGAGGGAACTCAGCGACCAGCTCCACTTCCGCCATGAGTCCCGAGGCTCCCCCGCGCCTGCGCAAGCTCCAGGACCGCCTGCGCCATGCCCCCTACCCTACCTGGCCTACGCGCCGCGCCGCCGCAATATGAGGGGTTGGGTCGCTACCCTACACTGGTTGCCAGCCCCAGATTTCTCCGCGTCTGGAAATGCATGCTGGTTTTGTCCCAGAGGCTGGCGAAATTGACACTGAGCAGAAAGAAAGGAGTCAGCTGGGCAGGAATCTGGAGGGGTCACGTTCCCGGTTTCTTAGTCTGGGTAAAAACTAGGTATGTTTGACCCTTACTGGCCACCGTACAGTCCTTTCTGTACTTGCTCTAACTTAAAGTTAGATTGCTCGGCCATTTAACCTTCGGATTGGGACTCGTGTGTGATTGGTGTGGAGGAGAGGTCTTTTACTTTTTGGCTTTtttaataacacacacacacactcactcactcactcactccagGTATTAGTCAAGCCACGCCTTTCCCCTGGTCTTCGAATGGCTGGGAACGAGGTTGCCCCGTGATGATCACGTGACAACAGCGTCCAGTGTAGCGTCGCTGGGCAACCGTGCTACAGACCGACTGAGACAGAGACGGACACCTCTGGCTGCAGCATGAGTGTGATCTATCCGCTGGCGGTGCCCAAGGGGCGCCGGCTACTCTGTGAGGTGTGCGAAGCTCCAGCCGAGCGGGTGTGCACGGCCTGCACTGTCACTTATTACTGGTAGGCTCTGAAATGTGGCCTCTAGGCGCCCCAACTCCCTCTGTCCCAATCACCGGTCTGGGCCTGGGTGCCCGTAAGGCGGCTTAAAGATAAGTTCCTAAGTCTTGTGTGCCTCCGCGGCGTCCTCTTCTACTCAGTCTACTTATCAGGAAATGTTTTGTTGAGCATCTACGATGCCCTGTATGTTGTTCTAGGTGCTGAAGTCACTGAAGGAACTTGGCAGACCATGTCCCTTAAAAAGCTAACATACTCGAATGCGACAGacagaaaagtaaacagaaaataaGACAGTTTGAGAGCGTGATAGATGTCTCAAAGGCAGAGGAAATGCTATGGGCGATTGGGCAAACTGCCTCCTTGAGGGTAGATTATTGATCTGAAAATAAAGTAGGAGCAGCCCGCCATGGAAATGTCTGGGGGAAGGGTGGCAAAGTAGGCTCCGAGGGAGGAAAGGCATGGATGTGTTTGAGGAATAGAAGGCTAGTTTGCTGCATAGCCAAGAAGGTGAGGGTGTGAGGAGGGCAGTACTGGACGAGATCAGTTCTCATTTATTCAGTGTGGTATCTCTTAACCGTTGCTTTGGGTTCTATTTGGGACCTGAGCTAAAAACGGAGATTGCTAACTTCAGGAAACCTAGGtcaggtctgaccaggtggtggcgcagtggatagagcgtaggacagggatgcggaggaccaggttcaggaccccgaggtcgccagcttgagcgcgggctcatctggtttgagcaaagttcaccagcttggacccaaggttgctggctcgagtaaggggttcctcggtctgctgaaggcccgcggtcaaagcacatatgagaaagcaatcagtgaacaactaaggtgtcgcaacaaaaaactgataattgatgcttctcatctctccattcctgtctgtccctgtctatccctctctctgactctctctctgtctctgtaaaaaaagaagaagaagaagaagaagaagaagaagaagaagaagaagaagaaaagaaggaagaagaagaagaagaagaagaagaagaagaagaagaagaagaagaagaagaagaagaagaaagaagaagaaggaagaagaagaaggaagaagaagaaggaagaagaagaaggaagaagaaagaagaagaagaagaagaaacaacctAGGTCAGAACAgaggaatttctttaaaaaagaaagtcattatAATAAACCCCACATGACAAGTGCTGTCACTCAAGATGTGCTGTTTCTTGGGACTCCTAAGGATGGTCATTAAGGTGATTGCAGGAGTATGAGGAAATGTTCTGAAGAAGTAACATTTGAGCTGAGTTTTGAAAGGTTTGTTGGAAATCACTAAGTGAATGAACAATGAAGAAGGAAGGGTCAGGTACTTCTGACATCCAAGACTGCCTGGGTGAAGAGtgcaaacacagagtttattgaGAGCTGAGCAAAGAAGGTAGTAGTGGAGAGagtagtcactttttttttcttttttttacagagacagagagagagtcaaagagagggatagatagggacagatagacaggaacggagagagatgagaagcatcaatcatcagtttttcgttgcgacactttagttgttcattgattgctttcttatatgtgccttgatcgtgggccttcagcagaccaagtgaccccttgcttgagaaagcgaccttgggtccaagctggtgagctttgctcaaaccagaagagcccacactcaagctggcgacctcggggtcctgaacctggtcctctgcatctcagtctgatgctctatccattgtgccactgcctggtcaggcagcaatcaCTGATTCTTAAATTGTAGCCCACACCCTTTAGGAGATCATGAATAAGTGACAACCAGCATTTTAAgaatataatagaataaaaattatcaaggccctcgctggttggctcagcggtagagggtcagcctgacgtgtggaagtccagggtttgattcccagccagggcacaaaggagaagcgcccatctgcttctccacccctccccctctccttcctctctgtctcttccactctcgcagccaaggctcctttggagcaaagttggcccaggcgctgaggactgcaacatggcctctgcttcaggcgctaaaatgtCTCAGGCGGAAACACAGCAACACCagggatgagcagagcattgccccctggtgggcttgccctGTGGATCCCGGAGGGGTGCACTCCCTTCTTCTaacgtcagaaaaatacacacacacacacacacacacacacacaaaatatcagAGTAATCCCACTTGAATGGTCTCCTGAAACTTGTAATGTTTTTATGTGGATATTGATGGATCAGCTGCCATGCCCGGGGCAGTGCAAATCCGTGGGAGGAGGGGGAACTGGCTTGCTTGaagcccccccaccaccaccacctttgaacCAGCCCAGACCTTCTTTTTACAAGTGATGCTGATAATAGGCAGTTGAGCTGGGATGTAAACAATTTGGAGGAGTTGTGGCGCCACTCCAATCcacatacaaagaaatattacctTGTACCTATAGAGGCAATGACTTCAGCCACTTTTTTCAAGACCCCTGACTAACTTACATAAACCCTGCTCTATCCCTCCTTTCAGGCTGACACAGCTTAGTCTGTCTTGGCCAGTCTGCACccaagtgttttaaatatattttccttttggaatacaGCAGCCTTGTATTTTGGTTCATCTCTCCCCAGTGCCCACCCATAGACCCAGGAAGGGGTTTAGCCTGTCAGCTATCTCATGGGAGAAGGCAGTCCACCTGGAGTTCTCTGCAGGTCTGACCTAATTGGGGGTTTATACTGACCTGCCAGTGGACTGAATCCCCAGCTTCAACCTTTCAGATATGTGTGTTTATACTGATAAAATATttcagccttggccggttggctcagtggtagagcgttggcctggcgtgtgggagtcctgggtttgattcccggccagggcacacaggagaagcgcccatctgcttctccacccctccccctctccttcctctctgtttctctcttcccctcccacagccaaggctccattggagcaaagttggcccaggcgctgaggatggctctatggcctctgcctcaggcgctagagtggctctgattgtggcagagcgacgccccaagatgggcagagcatcgccccctggtgggcatgctgggtggattctggtcgggtgcatgcgggagtctgtctgactgtcttcctgtttccagcttcagaaaaaaaaaaaaaaaaattcatactgtgaatttagaccaaaaaaaaaaaaaaaaaatctttgaaaatcaTTGTGTTAAGAAGTAGTAGAAGTTTAAATTGAGATCAAGGTTAGGACCAAACAGTGACATGAACTCCAAGAGTTTGGAATTTACTCTCGAAAAGGCCATGGATGATCTCGGCATGCTCTCTCATGTGTTAAGGTAACAGGTAGCAATGTGGAGAATAGACTAGAAGGTAGACACTGGAGGCTGCATAACTGATGCAGAGGTTGTTGCCCTGGTCCCAGTGGAGAGAAAACATACCTCTCTCAGACTGGATTAGGTGTCTATCCTCCATGCTCTCACAGCATTCTATATGTCCCCTAGCCTAACATTTATGGCATGGTTTGAAATAAGCTGTTCAGTTGTTTGTATTCCTCACTAGGCTGTGTGTGCCATGAGGGCAAGGATGGCATTTCTGTTctcattctgctactttgttgcATTTAGAATACAGTTCAGAATTTGTGACAAAAACTACAAAGTCCTGGTTACCTCTCTACCTTCATTTCCACCACACTCACTcccccattattttttcttttttgccaagagagacagagagggacagagacaggaaggaagagagatgagaagcatcaatacttcgttgtggcaccttagttgttcattgattgctttctaatatgtgccttgaccgggggttgggagggggctacagcaaaacgagtgaccccttgctcaagccagtgaccttgggctaaagccagtgactatggtgtcatgtctatggtaccatgctcaagccagtgaccctgcgctcaagctggtgagcctgtgcttaagctgacaACTTCAgatttaaaacctgggtcctctgtgtcccaggctgatgctctatctactgtgccaccgcctggtcatgctgttttctttttttaaatgtacttattgattttagagagagaggaagggagagagagggagacagagacagaaacatcgttctgctcctgtaggtgccctgaccagggatcaaaccagcaaactctgcctgttgggacgatgctctagccaactgagctatctggccacaaCATGTACTCCCTCTCTTCCTTGATGTAGTTAGAGACTTTCAGTTCTAACTTGCCACATCCTTTCCTATCTCAGTTTCTTTGCCCTCTGCTGGGAACCTTCCCTTCATCCATGAATCTTCCCAGTTCCCTGTTATCTTTTGGTTCTCAGAAATGTTATTTCTTCAAGGAGGTTTTCTAGAAAACCCAATCTAaatattctctcatttttctctctcacatttttctttattttatctgtactttaatatttttttgtttacttgtttaataTTGGTGTCTTTTACTAGACCTAGTACCTGCACATGCTGGGCACTCgatcatttgttgaataaatgaacttcTGAATGGATAATAAACCTATTACCTGGGGCAAGGAACACAGAGGAGGTCGTAGGTGACAGATTGGATTCAGGACACAGTTTGAGAGGCCTTCAGGCCACTTGGGAGGGATGGATGGCTAAGAAAAAACTAGTATGTGCTTCCACCTCAACCCCTTCCCCTTGGTCTGTCCACCTCCTCCCCGGTCACCCCTCCATCCCTCTGGCCAGAAGCAATTACTTCTTCCTCTCAACTCATTTTGAAATTACTCTATACCTCACAGACagctttcattttccttcttcattttatttgttgacaagcatattatttccattttatcatGCTTCATTGATACAGGATATTATGTAGACTATGTGTAGAGAGACTGTCATATTTATGTTATCTTTTGTTCTGTTTCAAGCCCATCTGTGTATGCCCCACAATCTTCAGCAAAGTGTCTTGAAATAGTTGAaactaaatatttgatgaatgcatgaatgaataaatgatcatTTTCTATGCACTTATCTTCccttattttctgggttttttccaCTGCTTTTAATTTCCCCTAAAGCCTTTTATCCCCCTTACCCCCTGTTTTCTCCAGATTTCTATATGATTGTATCCTAGAGATTTCAAGATTTTTCTATACAATAAAgctgagggcctgaccaggcagtggcacagtggatagagtgttggactgggatgtggaggacccaggttcgagaccccaaggtcgccagcttgagcatgggctgatctggtttgagcaaggctcaccagcttgagcccaaggtcgctggctggagcaaggggtcactcggtctgctgtagccccctgatcaaggcacatatgagaaatcaatcaatgaacaattaaggagccacagcgaagaattgatgtttctcatctctctcccttcctgtctgtctgtccctctctctgattctctctgtctctgccacaacccccccaaaaaaactgaaGTAATTGTTCTAGAGCTCAAAACTGGGGTTTCCCACCCCTTTCTCACAgggtttttataaaatgtaaagcaCCCATCACTATACCTGAGACCACAATGACActtaacagtttcttttttttcctcatccCAAATATAAAGAGCAAGAACAATCAATTTGTGAAagctttttgaattttttcctgagtataaatatatttcatgatcactaaagaaaacttgaaaatacaaaaactaaagaagaaaaataaatctataatccCACAACCTGGAAATTGATAACTTGATATTTTGgtgaattttattatattcttttcttatcaatccatttattttatatactatgtAAAATCTTGTGCATGTCTTTCTATATTGTCTCCAAGGAAtagaatgctttttttaaaaggcaattttATTAAAGTACACATTGAAACATGGCAGACAAGTAAAAGAGGCTCAGTATATAGGCTAGCAAATCCTAGCATAGGATGAGTAATTTGCaacagtttttccttttatttagcaTACTGCACACCAATTAAAACACCTTCACTGGccagaagagaaaacaaacagcGAGGTGATATTCAGTTATTAGAAGCAGTAGCTTCTGTGGTGAACTGGAGAATGAATGCCCTGCCTAAAGACAttcaaattcagtttaaaaacatGATAATGGCCAAACAAAACATGCCTGGGTTACCAGTTCCTTGACTGTAAGCCAtgattgaaaatgtatttttcaactcagttttttttttttttttttgtatttttctgaagttggaaaacggggaggcagtcagacagactcccgcatgcgcccaactgggatccacccagcatgcccaccagggggcgatgctctgcccatctggggcattgctctgttgcaaccagagccattctagcacctgaggcaaaggccatggagccatttttagtgcccgggccaactttgccccagtggagcctcagctgcaggaggggaagacaaagagaggaaggagagggggaggggtggagaagcagatgggtgcttctcctgtgtgccctggccaggaatcaaacctgggactcctgcacaccagcatgacactctaccactgcgccaactggccagggcctcaactcagtttttcttttttctttttttaagctggaaatggggagagacagtcaaacagactcccgcatgcgcccgaccgggatccatctggcacgcccaccaggggctacgctctgcccctccggggcgtcgctccgccatgaccagagccactctagcacctggggcagaggccaaggagccatccccagcacccgggccatctctgctccaatggagccttggctacgggaggggaagagagagacagagaggaaggagggggtgggggtggagaagcagatgggc
The Saccopteryx bilineata isolate mSacBil1 chromosome 3, mSacBil1_pri_phased_curated, whole genome shotgun sequence DNA segment above includes these coding regions:
- the PPCS gene encoding phosphopantothenate--cysteine ligase isoform X1 translates to MAEVELVAEFPQPSGAARWAEVMARFAAGLGAQGRRVVLVTSGGTKVPLEARPVRFLDNFSSGRRGATSAEAFLAAGYGVLFLYRARSAFPFAHRFPPQTWLSALRPCSPAPSGLLSLEVEENALPGFAAALRSYQEAAAAGTFLAVEFTTLADYLHLLQAAAQALNPLGPSAMFYLAAAVSDFYVPVSEMPEHKIQSSGGPLQITMKMVPKMLSPLVKDWAPKAFIISFKLETNPSIVIDRARNALEIYQHQVVVANILESRRSFVVIVTKDSETKLLLSEEEIEKGMEIEEKIVEDLRSRHTAFIQDKN